From the Clostridium putrefaciens genome, one window contains:
- a CDS encoding YibE/F family protein, with protein MKSLKRYAGIIVVLVVSILIVATSKLIYQGGFLKDKARKNVTYEKAIVKSIDTEKVQKDEKLNYIEVGMQNITVELRSGEHMGQVFQIKNSISRLYNTKVEKDMEIVVAILKDKGQISDITIYSYKRSNVIYALVGIFILSIIGIGRLKGVKSVVALIFTFVSIIFFMIPLMLRGISPMVAAIGVAFMITFVTLYLLNGRSKKTYCAIIGTLMGIVAAGIISYVSGKFAHLSGLTMENTENMLYVAENSSLKLHGIMFAGILIASLGAVMDVAMSISSALYEIFSLNHKLSSKDLFKSGINIGQDIIGTMSNTLILAFAGGSLSLIILIVSSNMASLQLLNLDIVGTEIIQGISGSIGVVLTVPFTAFICSLVYKKYPKSK; from the coding sequence ATGAAGAGTCTAAAAAGATATGCAGGTATAATAGTTGTACTAGTAGTTTCCATATTAATAGTAGCTACCTCAAAGCTTATTTATCAAGGTGGATTTTTAAAAGATAAGGCAAGAAAGAATGTAACTTACGAAAAAGCTATAGTAAAATCTATAGATACTGAAAAGGTTCAAAAAGATGAAAAGTTAAATTATATAGAAGTAGGTATGCAAAATATAACTGTAGAGTTAAGAAGCGGGGAACATATGGGGCAAGTCTTCCAAATCAAAAATTCCATAAGTAGGCTATATAACACGAAGGTAGAAAAAGATATGGAGATAGTTGTAGCTATACTAAAAGATAAAGGTCAAATTAGTGATATAACTATTTACAGTTACAAAAGATCTAATGTCATATATGCACTTGTAGGAATTTTTATATTAAGTATTATAGGTATAGGAAGATTAAAAGGAGTTAAATCTGTTGTGGCTTTAATATTTACCTTTGTAAGTATAATCTTTTTTATGATTCCGCTTATGTTAAGAGGCATTAGTCCAATGGTAGCAGCTATAGGGGTAGCATTTATGATAACATTTGTGACTCTATACCTTTTAAATGGTAGGAGTAAAAAGACTTATTGTGCTATTATAGGTACATTAATGGGAATCGTTGCAGCAGGAATTATATCCTATGTATCAGGTAAATTTGCACATCTATCAGGTTTAACTATGGAAAATACCGAGAATATGTTGTATGTAGCAGAAAACTCTTCATTAAAACTCCATGGAATTATGTTTGCTGGTATACTCATAGCATCATTAGGCGCGGTAATGGATGTTGCTATGTCTATATCCTCAGCACTGTATGAAATATTTAGTTTGAATCATAAACTTTCATCTAAAGATTTATTTAAATCAGGGATAAATATAGGACAAGATATTATAGGAACTATGTCTAACACTTTGATACTAGCTTTTGCAGGAGGAAGTTTAAGTCTTATAATACTTATTGTTTCAAGCAATATGGCATCACTGCAACTTTTAAATCTTGATATAGTAGGTACTGAAATTATACAAGGTATAAGTGGAAGTATAGGTGTAGTACTAACGGTACCATTTACCGCTTTTATATGCTCATTAGTATATAAAAAATATCCAAAAAGCAAATAG
- a CDS encoding xanthine phosphoribosyltransferase, translating to MDLLKNRIIQDGKVRDGRILKVDSFLNHQMDIVLLNEIGKEFKRRFEGEKVDKIVTIEASGIGIAAIASQYFDFVPVVFAKKAESLNIDNDLYKSSVHSYTKDKTYNVMVSKSFINANERVIILDDFLASGCAACGLIDIVKQAGAEVVGVGIVIEKGFQGGREAIDNLGVKVESLSIVDRMEEDRIYFK from the coding sequence ATGGATTTATTAAAAAATAGAATAATACAAGATGGTAAGGTTAGAGATGGAAGAATATTAAAGGTTGATAGCTTTTTAAACCATCAGATGGATATAGTTTTATTAAATGAAATAGGAAAAGAATTTAAGCGAAGATTTGAAGGAGAAAAGGTGGATAAGATTGTCACTATAGAAGCTTCAGGCATTGGTATAGCGGCTATAGCATCTCAATATTTTGACTTTGTGCCAGTAGTCTTTGCAAAAAAGGCTGAGAGTTTAAATATTGATAATGATCTTTATAAATCATCTGTTCATTCCTATACTAAAGATAAAACTTATAATGTAATGGTAAGTAAAAGCTTTATAAACGCTAATGAAAGAGTGATTATATTAGATGACTTTTTAGCTAGTGGGTGTGCTGCTTGTGGATTAATTGATATAGTAAAACAGGCTGGAGCAGAAGTTGTAGGAGTAGGAATTGTTATTGAAAAAGGTTTTCAAGGTGGAAGAGAAGCCATAGATAATTTAGGGGTGAAAGTTGAATCATTATCTATCGTGGATAGAATGGAAGAGGATAGGATCTATTTCAAGTAA
- a CDS encoding methionyl aminopeptidase, which produces MSLDRNSKCWCGSGLKYKKCHLDFDERLSLLELEGYEVPTRDMIKNAEEIEAIKKSAAINDAVLDLVAENIKEGMSTEEIDKLVYDYTISKGAVPAPLNFEGFPKSVCTSINEEVCHGIPSKDIILKNGDIINVDVSTIFNGYYSDASRMFMIGDVSDEARKLVQVSKECLEKGIEAVKPWGFLGDIGEAIQTHAENNGFSVVKDFGGHGVGIEFHEEPFVYHYGVKGQGMILVPGMMFTIEPMINAGDYKLFVDEDNDWTAITKDGSLSSQWENMILVTEDGIEVIAK; this is translated from the coding sequence ATGAGTTTAGATAGAAATAGTAAGTGTTGGTGCGGAAGTGGGCTTAAATACAAGAAGTGCCATTTAGATTTTGATGAAAGATTAAGTTTACTAGAACTTGAAGGATATGAAGTGCCTACAAGAGATATGATTAAAAATGCAGAAGAAATAGAAGCTATAAAAAAGAGCGCAGCTATTAACGATGCCGTTTTAGATTTAGTAGCTGAAAATATTAAAGAGGGAATGAGCACAGAAGAAATTGATAAGTTAGTTTATGATTATACTATATCTAAAGGTGCTGTGCCAGCTCCTCTTAATTTTGAGGGATTTCCAAAGAGCGTTTGCACATCAATTAATGAGGAAGTTTGTCATGGTATACCAAGTAAAGACATAATACTTAAAAATGGAGACATAATAAATGTAGATGTGTCTACTATATTTAATGGATATTATTCTGATGCTTCAAGGATGTTCATGATTGGTGATGTAAGTGATGAGGCTAGAAAGCTAGTTCAGGTAAGTAAAGAATGTTTAGAAAAAGGAATAGAAGCAGTTAAGCCTTGGGGATTTTTAGGTGATATTGGAGAAGCTATTCAAACCCATGCAGAAAACAATGGATTTTCTGTAGTTAAGGATTTTGGCGGGCATGGAGTTGGAATTGAATTTCATGAGGAGCCTTTTGTATACCATTATGGGGTAAAAGGACAGGGAATGATTTTAGTTCCTGGAATGATGTTTACTATTGAACCTATGATAAATGCAGGTGATTATAAGCTATTCGTAGATGAGGATAATGACTGGACAGCTATTACAAAAGACGGATCACTTTCATCACAGTGGGAGAATATGATTTTAGTAACAGAAGATGGAATTGAAGTAATAGCAAAATAA
- a CDS encoding ABC transporter ATP-binding protein: MDYLNKYIKRYKNKYMVAFIFITIETLCDLMQPTIMSKVIDKGVATRDISLVLSLGGLMLFITAIGASCAIARNIISSNVSQRFGSDLRGDLFKKIQSFSFQNVDKFKTASLMTRLTSDVNQVQTFAHGTMRIFVKAPILCVGSIIMAILINPSMAFILIGIVPIITVFIFINMKVSYPFFKNIQRALDKVNGVMGEYLSGVRVVKAFNRFNYEKKRFKDVNGELTDASIKGMRVMSILNPSITLTVNLGIVLVIWFGGINVNNGTMKVGQIIAFINYMTQILFSLIMISHVFNMFIRARTSSERIGEVFSEEDSLIVKEDTLTPKDTYEKIEFNNVYFSYDKNGGDILKSITFTCDIGETIGIIGATGSGKSSLVNLIPRFYDVKSGCIKVNGVDVKDFDLKVLREIISIVPQKTILFTGSILDNIRWGNENASLEEVQMVAKISKADDFITSFEKSYDTILGQGGVNLSGGQKQRISIARALIKHPNILILDDSTSAVDLTTEREIRKGLKEYSQNIICLLIAQRITSVMSADKIIVLDNGGMVGIGTHEELMKSSEVYKGIYYSQIGRGRR, encoded by the coding sequence ATGGATTATTTGAATAAGTATATAAAAAGGTATAAAAATAAGTATATGGTTGCATTTATATTTATAACTATTGAGACTCTTTGTGATCTTATGCAACCTACTATAATGTCCAAAGTTATAGATAAAGGGGTTGCAACAAGGGATATATCATTAGTTCTTAGTTTAGGAGGGCTAATGCTTTTTATAACAGCCATAGGTGCTTCCTGCGCAATAGCTCGGAATATTATTTCAAGCAATGTATCACAAAGGTTTGGTAGTGATCTTAGAGGTGACCTTTTTAAAAAGATACAAAGCTTTTCATTTCAAAATGTAGATAAATTTAAAACAGCGTCACTAATGACAAGGCTCACAAGTGATGTAAATCAAGTACAAACCTTTGCTCATGGAACAATGAGGATATTTGTGAAGGCACCTATACTGTGCGTCGGAAGTATAATAATGGCCATATTAATTAATCCATCTATGGCTTTTATACTGATAGGTATAGTTCCTATTATTACTGTATTCATATTTATAAATATGAAGGTTAGCTATCCTTTTTTTAAAAACATACAAAGAGCTTTAGATAAAGTAAATGGAGTAATGGGAGAGTATCTATCTGGGGTAAGGGTGGTAAAAGCTTTTAATAGATTCAATTACGAAAAGAAAAGATTTAAAGATGTAAATGGAGAGCTTACTGATGCTTCAATAAAGGGTATGAGGGTTATGTCAATTTTAAATCCTAGCATCACTTTAACCGTAAATTTAGGCATTGTTTTAGTTATTTGGTTTGGCGGAATAAACGTAAATAACGGAACTATGAAGGTAGGACAAATAATTGCATTTATAAATTATATGACACAAATATTATTTTCATTAATAATGATATCCCATGTATTTAACATGTTTATAAGAGCAAGGACATCATCAGAGCGTATAGGAGAGGTCTTTTCAGAGGAAGACAGCCTAATAGTTAAAGAAGATACCTTAACGCCAAAAGATACATATGAAAAAATAGAATTTAATAATGTATACTTTTCTTATGATAAAAACGGCGGGGATATTCTTAAAAGTATTACATTTACCTGTGATATTGGAGAAACCATAGGCATAATTGGAGCCACAGGATCTGGAAAAAGTAGCTTAGTTAATTTAATACCAAGATTTTATGATGTGAAATCAGGTTGCATAAAAGTAAATGGAGTGGATGTAAAGGATTTCGATTTAAAAGTTCTAAGAGAGATAATATCTATAGTTCCACAAAAAACAATACTTTTTACAGGAAGTATTTTAGATAATATAAGGTGGGGAAATGAAAATGCAAGTTTAGAAGAAGTGCAAATGGTAGCTAAAATCTCAAAAGCTGATGATTTTATAACTTCTTTTGAAAAAAGTTATGATACTATTTTAGGTCAGGGTGGAGTAAATCTTTCTGGAGGTCAAAAACAAAGAATTTCTATTGCAAGGGCCTTGATTAAACATCCAAACATACTTATTTTAGATGATTCTACTAGTGCGGTGGATTTAACTACTGAAAGAGAGATAAGAAAAGGGTTAAAGGAATACTCACAAAATATTATCTGTTTATTAATAGCTCAAAGAATTACTTCGGTTATGTCAGCAGATAAAATAATTGTATTAGATAATGGAGGTATGGTAGGTATAGGAACTCATGAAGAGCTAATGAAAAGCTCTGAAGTTTACAAAGGTATATATTATTCACAAATAGGAAGGGGGAGGAGATAA
- a CDS encoding ABC transporter ATP-binding protein has protein sequence MEKDKRSASYTSPNSNITSRSSFKRNRGMQPVVKPKNFKETLIRLWEYFGKERKLLIVIFTLVIISSAFGLLVPYLIGKTVDALNLGKLYVDFKTLKIIAMVLIFTYIMDSIITLSEGFIMAGISQRIVFRLREALFEKLQSLPLMFFDTHTHGEIMSRLSNDIENVSTTISQSIIQLMSSFINIIGAFTMMIILSPLLTVASMVTLPLVLFMTNSIAKRTKVLFKEQQVVLGKLNGHIEESISGIHVVKAFNREDKIIEEFDDLNSNLCEVGIKAQVWSGYIMPLMNVINNIGFAAVAAIGGVLAVMDLITVGIIASFISYSRQFARPLNDLASIFNTFQSAVAGAERVFETLDEKEEPKDIKNSKVLNNVRGEVEFKNVTFGYNEDSYVLKDISFNVKRGENVALVGPTGAGKTTIVNLLTGFYNISKGQILIDGKCIKKYTKESLRKAFGIVLQDSYLFSGTIKENIRYGNLNATNEEVESAAKLANADAFITKLPKEYNTIISEGGVSLSQGEKQLLSIARAILSDPSILVLDEATSSVDTRTELKIQEALLGVMKDRTSFIIAHRLSTIKDADKIMVIDNGSIMEMGTHEELIKEKGYYYKLYDSQFN, from the coding sequence ATGGAGAAAGATAAAAGGAGTGCTTCATATACAAGCCCCAATTCTAATATAACTTCTAGGAGCAGTTTCAAAAGAAACAGAGGCATGCAGCCAGTAGTTAAGCCAAAGAATTTTAAAGAAACTCTTATAAGGCTTTGGGAGTATTTTGGGAAAGAAAGAAAACTATTGATAGTAATATTTACACTTGTAATAATAAGTTCAGCTTTTGGACTTTTAGTTCCATATTTAATAGGGAAAACTGTAGATGCTTTAAATTTAGGGAAGCTTTATGTTGATTTTAAAACACTTAAGATAATAGCTATGGTGCTTATATTTACATATATTATGGATAGTATTATAACTCTATCTGAGGGTTTTATAATGGCTGGTATATCTCAAAGAATTGTATTTAGATTAAGAGAAGCACTTTTTGAAAAGCTTCAAAGTTTGCCTTTGATGTTTTTTGATACTCATACCCATGGAGAAATAATGAGTAGATTATCTAACGATATAGAAAACGTAAGTACTACCATATCTCAGTCTATAATTCAATTAATGTCAAGTTTCATAAATATTATAGGTGCTTTTACTATGATGATTATATTAAGTCCTCTTCTTACTGTTGCAAGTATGGTGACATTACCTTTGGTTTTATTTATGACAAATAGTATAGCAAAAAGAACCAAGGTATTATTCAAAGAGCAGCAGGTGGTTTTAGGTAAATTAAACGGTCATATTGAAGAGTCTATATCTGGAATTCATGTGGTAAAGGCCTTTAATAGAGAAGATAAGATAATTGAAGAGTTTGATGACTTAAATTCAAATTTATGCGAAGTAGGAATAAAGGCTCAGGTATGGTCTGGTTATATAATGCCCTTAATGAATGTTATTAATAATATTGGATTTGCAGCAGTAGCAGCTATAGGTGGAGTACTTGCGGTAATGGATTTAATTACCGTTGGAATAATAGCAAGTTTTATTAGCTATTCAAGGCAATTTGCAAGGCCTTTAAATGATTTAGCAAGTATATTTAATACGTTTCAATCTGCTGTAGCAGGTGCAGAAAGGGTGTTTGAAACTTTAGATGAAAAAGAAGAGCCAAAAGATATAAAAAATTCAAAGGTATTAAATAATGTAAGAGGAGAGGTTGAGTTTAAAAATGTCACCTTTGGATATAATGAAGACTCTTATGTACTTAAGGATATAAGTTTTAATGTGAAAAGGGGAGAAAATGTTGCCTTAGTTGGACCTACAGGGGCTGGTAAGACAACTATAGTTAATTTACTTACTGGATTTTATAATATTTCAAAGGGTCAAATATTAATAGATGGGAAATGTATTAAAAAATACACTAAAGAAAGTTTAAGGAAAGCCTTTGGAATAGTACTTCAAGATAGTTATCTTTTTTCAGGTACTATAAAAGAAAATATTAGATATGGAAATTTAAATGCTACGAATGAGGAAGTAGAAAGTGCGGCTAAGCTAGCTAATGCAGATGCTTTTATAACTAAATTACCTAAAGAATATAATACAATTATTTCAGAAGGTGGAGTAAGCTTAAGTCAAGGAGAAAAACAACTGTTATCTATTGCTAGAGCTATTTTATCTGATCCGTCAATATTAGTATTAGATGAGGCCACAAGCAGTGTAGACACACGTACAGAACTTAAGATACAAGAAGCTTTGTTAGGTGTTATGAAAGATAGAACAAGTTTTATAATAGCTCATAGATTAAGTACTATAAAGGATGCAGATAAAATTATGGTAATTGATAATGGAAGCATAATGGAGATGGGTACCCATGAAGAATTAATAAAAGAGAAGGGGTATTATTATAAACTTTATGATAGCCAGTTTAATTAA
- a CDS encoding heavy-metal-associated domain-containing protein, with amino-acid sequence MKKIQYEVSGVMNSEGKTKIKNSLDKIQGVQEVQVDAGTGKVKVQYNEPATKGAIKSSILKQGFTLS; translated from the coding sequence ATGAAGAAGATTCAATATGAAGTGTCAGGGGTCATGAACTCAGAAGGTAAGACTAAAATTAAAAACTCATTAGATAAAATACAAGGTGTGCAAGAGGTTCAAGTTGATGCTGGAACAGGAAAGGTAAAAGTCCAATATAATGAACCTGCAACTAAGGGAGCAATAAAGAGTTCAATTTTAAAACAAGGATTTACATTAAGTTAA
- a CDS encoding metallophosphoesterase family protein, protein MKQKVFIFILGLIGLNFILHSNVFAIKEKEKYSIPNLQIGVISDVHIGDKKEKDMFTRALNDYKNIAPNLKVLAMVGDITNNGLEFQYDEFMYLLNKNLDSNIERVISIGNHEYYERGVFPESKVTDKELSDRFVKKTGMPSLYYDKWIEGYHFITLGGEESMISDMANGDTPIISETQYRWLKKVLEVHDKDNKPIFIFLHQPIYNTVYGSCESGELKDEKLMEILKGYPQSILFSGHSHYILNHPKSIYEDGFTMVNTSSIAYTCSEKGEEDSKYSQGLLLNIYGDRVEIKSREFTNNTWINTNVIKNK, encoded by the coding sequence TTGAAACAAAAGGTTTTTATATTTATATTAGGGTTAATAGGACTTAACTTTATACTACATAGTAATGTTTTTGCTATCAAGGAGAAAGAGAAATATTCTATACCAAATCTTCAGATAGGTGTTATAAGCGATGTGCATATTGGTGATAAAAAAGAAAAAGATATGTTTACAAGAGCTTTAAATGATTACAAAAACATAGCTCCAAACCTTAAAGTATTAGCTATGGTAGGAGATATTACAAACAATGGGTTAGAATTTCAGTATGATGAGTTTATGTATCTATTAAACAAGAACCTAGATTCAAATATAGAAAGAGTCATTTCTATTGGTAACCATGAATATTATGAAAGAGGAGTTTTTCCAGAGTCTAAAGTTACAGATAAAGAACTAAGTGATAGATTTGTTAAAAAAACAGGTATGCCTTCCCTTTATTATGATAAATGGATAGAAGGATATCACTTTATAACTTTAGGTGGTGAAGAGTCTATGATTTCAGATATGGCTAATGGAGATACCCCAATAATATCTGAAACTCAATACAGATGGCTTAAAAAGGTATTAGAAGTTCATGATAAAGATAATAAACCTATATTTATATTTTTGCATCAACCAATTTACAATACCGTATATGGTAGCTGTGAATCTGGGGAATTAAAGGATGAAAAGCTAATGGAAATATTAAAAGGGTATCCACAAAGTATACTCTTTTCAGGACATTCACACTATATATTAAATCATCCAAAATCAATTTACGAAGATGGATTTACTATGGTGAACACATCTTCAATAGCTTACACTTGCTCAGAAAAAGGCGAGGAAGATAGTAAATATTCACAAGGATTATTATTAAACATATATGGTGATAGAGTTGAAATAAAGTCTAGAGAATTCACTAATAATACGTGGATAAATACCAATGTTATAAAAAACAAATAA
- a CDS encoding ornithine cyclodeaminase family protein: MLILTKEDIKKVFTMKDAIEADKEALKIYSKGESVVPLRVNIDIPKYEGQSLFMPAYAEGIDATGIKIVSIFPKNIEMGKPSTPAQMILLDGKTGEVSAIMDGTYLTQLRTGAVQGAATDILATKDAKIAVLFGTGGQASAQLEAMICVRDLDEVRVFDINESRAEEFVEDMKVKLAKYNTRIIAVKDGNEAIKDADIITTVTTSKRPVFNGSLVKKGAHVNGVGAYTPKMQELDEGLIKKADKIYFDTKKGVLAEAGDFIIPMEKGIISNKDFNGELGQVILGEILGRENDDEITLFKTVGIGVLDLVTAHRIYEKAIKSNVGTNIEI, from the coding sequence ATGTTAATTTTGACTAAAGAAGATATAAAAAAGGTATTTACTATGAAAGATGCTATTGAGGCAGATAAAGAAGCTTTAAAGATATATTCAAAAGGAGAAAGTGTAGTGCCTTTAAGGGTTAATATAGATATACCAAAATATGAAGGTCAGAGTTTGTTTATGCCAGCCTATGCAGAGGGGATTGATGCTACTGGAATAAAGATAGTATCTATATTTCCTAAAAATATTGAAATGGGAAAGCCTTCAACCCCAGCTCAAATGATTTTACTTGATGGAAAGACGGGAGAGGTTTCAGCTATAATGGATGGAACTTATTTAACTCAATTAAGAACTGGAGCGGTTCAAGGAGCAGCTACAGATATTCTAGCTACAAAAGATGCTAAGATTGCAGTGCTTTTTGGAACAGGAGGTCAGGCATCTGCTCAGCTAGAGGCAATGATTTGTGTAAGAGATTTAGATGAAGTTAGAGTTTTTGATATAAATGAGTCTAGAGCAGAGGAATTCGTAGAAGATATGAAAGTAAAGTTAGCTAAGTATAATACAAGAATAATAGCTGTAAAGGATGGTAATGAAGCTATAAAAGATGCAGATATTATAACTACAGTTACAACCTCTAAAAGGCCAGTTTTTAATGGAAGTTTAGTAAAAAAGGGCGCTCATGTTAATGGAGTTGGAGCCTATACACCTAAGATGCAAGAATTAGATGAAGGTTTAATAAAAAAGGCAGATAAGATATATTTCGATACAAAAAAAGGAGTTCTTGCAGAGGCAGGGGATTTTATAATACCAATGGAAAAAGGAATTATATCAAACAAAGATTTTAACGGTGAATTAGGACAAGTTATATTAGGTGAAATATTAGGACGAGAAAATGATGATGAAATCACGCTCTTTAAAACTGTTGGAATTGGTGTATTAGATCTAGTTACTGCACATAGAATATATGAAAAGGCAATAAAAAGTAATGTAGGAACCAATATAGAAATATAG
- a CDS encoding Xaa-Pro dipeptidyl-peptidase, translating to MKKIISIILTLTFVFCTTTVTYATNSGNSSEIISEEMTAMNNLGLIKEVTAKYALEQPTRVEVATIILRLSGLEEKAKSFIGEENFLDYESVNSVEEKNILAYIKANPKSCLMDIDENNFNPNKAIDEQDFYKIALKLLGYEQGSDYTDENVMKFATSIGLKASGKDKFTNDRLAKALNDCLKSKTKKHREYFEVLLESGFMMDFNKDKEVPEILVFDGKPQPIFKHDDAIYEKVYVESPQDTDLDKKRDLIEAWIKRPIETEKGMKVPVIFEVSPYRPVTNDDLYITHNVDEDLTISPENNIKYEDIKYIPEEKAVVPPRKITSKAKNAKVEPFEFGGWYNYFIPRGYAVVFSGGIGTLGSEGLVSTGSVDETISTVAVIDWLNGRAKAFTNKTDNIEVAADWCTGNVGMSGRSYRGTLAIAAATTGVEGLKTIVPEASISNWYDYYRANGLAAPALGWQGDDADLLATYCMSRMQDPKDYPKVEKLFEKNMNQMRSNQDRVTGDYNKFWDERNYLNNASKIKASVFIVHGLSDWNVRSKQFDMLWKELEKYNVPRKIILHQGEHISINNLEGIDYNDIMSKWFAYWLYDIDNNVMDDVPTATIQNNTSLEWEKFNNWPVKSQGVKFYLDNDGKTGMLKSTPTKKDLKEAFADDLELAQFNRERPDLSKWLDTIVKKPEEIRPDRLSYLSDAITEDTRISGTINVSIKASIDQPTANISAMLVDYGSEYRNTIETEVIYPKGIIYGGNAGSDDVVNFIKDTKKTDYKVISRGWMDAQNRVSNYRVDTINPGEEYTFNLDMQPMDYTVKEGHKIGLIILSTDAENTIRPFKTTNFMFNTSESFVEIPIVNGVKKK from the coding sequence ATGAAGAAGATTATATCTATTATATTAACGTTAACATTTGTATTTTGTACAACCACAGTTACATACGCAACAAATAGTGGTAATTCATCTGAAATTATCAGTGAAGAAATGACTGCTATGAATAATCTAGGTTTGATTAAAGAAGTAACAGCTAAATACGCATTAGAACAACCAACGAGAGTTGAGGTTGCAACTATAATTTTAAGATTGAGTGGATTGGAAGAGAAAGCAAAATCATTTATAGGAGAAGAAAACTTTTTGGATTATGAATCTGTAAACTCAGTAGAGGAGAAAAATATACTTGCATATATAAAAGCAAATCCAAAATCTTGTTTAATGGACATTGATGAAAATAACTTCAATCCCAATAAGGCAATAGATGAGCAGGATTTCTACAAGATTGCTCTTAAGTTACTTGGATATGAACAAGGAAGTGATTATACAGATGAAAATGTAATGAAATTTGCAACATCTATTGGTCTTAAGGCTTCAGGAAAAGATAAGTTTACAAATGATAGACTTGCAAAAGCACTTAATGATTGCTTAAAGTCTAAAACAAAAAAACATCGTGAATATTTTGAAGTATTATTAGAATCAGGATTTATGATGGATTTTAATAAAGACAAAGAGGTGCCAGAAATACTTGTATTTGATGGAAAGCCTCAACCGATATTTAAACATGATGATGCTATATATGAAAAGGTATATGTAGAATCACCACAAGATACAGATCTTGATAAAAAACGTGATTTAATTGAGGCGTGGATAAAGCGTCCTATTGAAACTGAAAAAGGAATGAAAGTACCAGTAATATTTGAGGTAAGTCCTTACAGACCTGTAACCAACGATGACCTATATATTACTCATAATGTAGATGAAGATTTAACTATAAGTCCTGAAAATAATATAAAATATGAGGATATAAAATATATACCAGAGGAAAAGGCAGTTGTGCCGCCAAGAAAGATTACAAGTAAGGCTAAAAATGCAAAAGTTGAACCTTTTGAGTTTGGTGGATGGTATAATTATTTTATACCCAGAGGATATGCAGTAGTATTTTCTGGCGGAATAGGAACCTTGGGATCTGAAGGCCTTGTAAGTACAGGATCAGTGGATGAAACAATATCAACTGTTGCTGTAATAGATTGGTTAAATGGTAGAGCTAAAGCATTTACAAATAAAACTGATAACATTGAAGTAGCTGCAGATTGGTGTACGGGAAATGTAGGAATGTCAGGGCGTTCATATAGAGGTACATTAGCTATAGCTGCTGCAACAACAGGAGTAGAAGGCTTAAAAACAATAGTTCCTGAAGCATCAATAAGTAACTGGTATGACTATTATAGAGCAAATGGATTAGCAGCTCCAGCTTTAGGTTGGCAGGGAGATGATGCAGATTTGCTTGCAACATACTGTATGAGTAGAATGCAAGATCCTAAAGATTATCCAAAAGTAGAGAAGCTATTTGAAAAAAATATGAATCAAATGAGAAGTAATCAAGACCGAGTTACCGGAGATTATAATAAGTTTTGGGATGAACGTAATTATCTAAATAATGCTAGCAAGATAAAGGCAAGTGTATTTATTGTTCATGGTCTTAGTGATTGGAATGTAAGAAGTAAGCAATTTGATATGTTATGGAAAGAACTTGAAAAGTACAATGTGCCACGCAAAATTATATTGCATCAAGGTGAGCATATAAGTATAAATAATTTAGAAGGAATAGATTATAATGATATAATGAGCAAATGGTTTGCTTATTGGCTTTATGATATAGATAATAATGTAATGGACGATGTACCAACAGCTACTATACAAAACAATACAAGTCTTGAGTGGGAGAAGTTTAATAATTGGCCAGTAAAATCACAAGGTGTTAAATTTTATCTTGATAATGATGGTAAAACTGGTATGTTAAAATCCACCCCAACAAAAAAAGATTTAAAAGAAGCATTTGCTGATGACTTAGAATTAGCACAGTTTAATAGAGAAAGACCAGATCTTAGTAAATGGCTAGATACAATAGTTAAAAAGCCTGAAGAAATAAGACCGGATAGATTATCATATCTAAGTGATGCGATTACTGAAGATACAAGAATAAGTGGAACCATAAATGTTTCAATAAAAGCATCCATAGATCAACCTACTGCTAATATAAGTGCAATGCTTGTTGATTATGGATCTGAATATAGAAATACAATAGAAACAGAAGTTATATATCCTAAAGGAATAATATATGGTGGTAATGCAGGATCAGATGATGTAGTAAACTTTATAAAGGATACCAAAAAGACAGATTATAAGGTGATTTCACGAGGATGGATGGATGCACAAAATCGTGTATCAAATTATCGCGTAGATACTATAAATCCAGGGGAAGAGTATACATTTAATTTAGATATGCAACCTATGGATTATACTGTTAAAGAGGGTCATAAAATAGGGTTAATAATACTATCTACAGATGCAGAGAATACTATAAGACCTTTCAAAACTACAAATTTCATGTTTAATACAAGTGAAAGCTTTGTAGAAATTCCAATAGTTAATGGTGTTAAAAAGAAATAA